gagctgtgcagggccaggggacaaggtccagcagctgtgctggttcTGCAGTGCCACAACAGCCCCTGGTTCCAGGAGTTTCCACACTTTCAGCAGCAGTTCCTTGGTTCCAATGATGACCTGCTGTGTCACAAGGGATATTTGGAGTCATCAAGTCCTTCAGTGTCACAATGGCCTGCCTGGTTCCATGAGCTTCCAGTGTCCCACTGGACTCCTTGGATGGGCAGTGTGACAATGGACCATTGGCTCcgtgcagccctgctggggcaccaTGGACTCCTTGGTTCCAGGAGgttccagtgctgccaccaCGGTCTCCTTGGAcccacagtgtcacagtggCCACTGGATCCACGTGGCCCTGGGGTGTCAAAgtggccccttggttccagGGGACCCCAGGGTCACAGTGGGCTCCTTGCTTCCATGTCCCCCCTcagtgtcacaatggccccTTCGTTCCATGAGGAACACAAAAGCTTTGTAGGAACATGGAGCAAATCCTGCTGAACACACCTGGGAACATCTGTCTGCTTTCAAAAGAGAGGTTAAAGGGGAGGATGGCACCAGCAGCTTCCATCTGCAACAGAGatccagggaagggacagggacagagaattCAGCTGAAAGACTCAGAGAATTCTGCGTACAGAGATCATTTCTGCTCACACTGTCCCTTGTAGAAAGGTGACATCATTCCAGGCAGCCTGGACTGAGCATGTGGTTCCTGAGTGGGGTTTGTTGTTCAGGAAACCTGCTCAGGCTTTTCCATTCTCTCCTTACCAAGAAGAAAACTTCTCCTGGGcctgtgtgcaggcagagccctgaggagagcagctgggacatgGTGCAGTGTGCTGGGACATGGAGCTGGAGAGCTCAGGGGACAAGGTTCTGatggagggcacagggatgtcagTCCCAGGTGGGCCATGTCAGACATGGTGAGGTTGGGATGAGGAGCAGGTTGTCCAAACAGGGTCAGCCCTAAAGGGGCTCGTCCTTCTCCATGTCTAGACCTCCTAAGGAGACATTCAGCATCAAGATCAGCTGGGGAATGCTTCTATCAGCTCTTCTCTGaactgaaaactaaaaaaatactCACTTGATTGAAGATAAAAAGTCATGAGGTGCACTTTTAAATCTTCCTCCTTAAAAGAACTACAAACTGACTCCAACCAGCTGCACAAGTCCTGAAGACTTCAAGACAATTGAAGGAAGACAAGGAGCTCATGAaggctttctgtattttcatcagCCCCACAGTGGATTTGGGGCTGTGTCCAGGACccccaggcactgagagaaggttgcagaagctgctcaaggagtcagaagcaaaactccaagtcccttggagcatccctgggccccactgagggcaggcagtgcccaaggctgcgcaggcactgctgagagcagatccttgagggcaggattgcagggagcccaaggctgtgagcagggaactgcaatgctgagccaggcctgggctggctgcagggagcagaaaggccaagccctgagcccaggctggcacagcagggcctgtccctggCGGGTGGCTCGGGGCTgtttgtggggcagggggatggcaggggcagcaaggacaaatgGCATCAACCTGTGGGACACTCCAGatcctcatggaaccaagggccAGTGTGGCACTGTGGGAAGTTGTGGAACCAAGGGATCATCATGGCACCGCTGGGGCCCATGGAACCAAAGGGCCAGGGTGACTCTGTGGGGCCTCATGAAAACAAGAGGCCACtgtgagcctgcagggctgtaaCACCCCAGAAAACCTAAATGCTGGGGGGAACCAAAGGTTTCTTTACTTGCGTTTGCTACAAAGGAGGAACACCAACCAGATCTTCTCAACATGGACAGACGCAAAGAATATTCTTGGtaggaagggacccacaaggatcatgaAGTCCAACTCTAAAGTGAACGGCCCACACAGGGATTGAACCCACAACCTCTGTGATGGGCACCACGCTGTAACCAACTGAGCTAGGAGGTCAGAGTGACACAAAATTTTACAGCCAAAACACAGACAATCAAGGAACTTTGGCAAAGGGTTAATTACAACATCCAGTTCAACATGAAACTCTTATCATAGCATTAACTGCATTAACTTAGCCCATTTAACCTAAAAACCTTTAACCCTTAAGATGATAAGGATTAACTCAAAAATGTCCCAGGTAAGTAGgattagaagaagaagaagaagaagaaatggagaaCAACACAAAGCCAGCAGATCTGTAGAAAGACACACATACAGGTACCAGCTGCTCGGGTTCCAGCATCGCTCacagaggagccccaggagaaggcagcaatCAGAGCATGGGCTGGCCTCGTgctccggcttttaaccccctGGGCCTCCATGGGCCCGCCCCTTGGGTGGGACTCCCAGTTGCTTGTCCAATCAGAGTAAGGGTAGGCAGCAGCTGCGAGAGTGTGATTGATTGACAGCTTGGCCAATCAGAGCTGGGTTACCATACTGGCTGTGCATTGTGGTGCCCCATGGAATCGGCGACCATTGTGAAACTCGGGGTTCCCAAGGGTCCATGGTGACCTTGTGCAGCCCGTGGTGTCACGGAGTAGCCACTGTGACACAGCGAGGGTGTGTGGAGCCGAGGGGCCATTGTGACACTACAGAAGCAAAAGGGAacattgtgacactgcagggcctcatggaaccaaggagagcattgtgacactgtggggtcccacaaaaccaagggaacatggaacagctctggctggctggGCCTCCTGGGGACCACCTGACAGGTTGGGGTGACCTTGGCATGTtgagggctgctcctcctctgcccctggagcactggggctctgggctTTCCTTCCTATGGGACAGAActgtccttctcctccagggCCTATGGCCAAAACTGGGATTCCTCCTCCAAATTTCCTGATGTGCAAAGATTGTTCCCAGATGAAATCTGTCAGGACAGACAGATCTCACTGCCTTGGCCACCCAGGGGCCCACATCTCCTCTCTCTATCAGACACTGGGACCGTGTAGTTTCTTTCTTATGGGAAAACATCATCCATCTGGACCTGGTGCCCATGGCCAGAATTGGGAATCTGTCTCCAGAATTTCTCTTATCTAAGAATTATTCCCTATATCCAAGGATAGTTCCCAGACAAAAtctgccagcacagacaggtCTGGCTGCCCTTGGCCTCCTGGGGGTCCCTCTCACCTGCTTTCCAAACACTGGGACTTGATGCTTTCCTTCCAAAAGGGAAGGAACCATCCTTTTCAAAGTGTCTGTGGTCAAAATTGAGATTCCTCCTCCCAAATTCCATATATCGAAGGACTCCTCCTTTCCCAAAGGTTGCCAGGACAAACAGGTCTGGCTGGCTTGGCCTCCCAGGAGccagctctctcctcttttgccttTTAAACACTTGGGCTCTGAGCTTTTCTTCCTATGGAAAAGAACCGTCACTCTTATCTATGCAGAAATGGCTGAAATTGGGATTCCACCTTGAAATTCCACATGGAACCGAGGGAACATGGAACAGGTCTGGCTGGCTTGGCCTCCCAGGGGCCACCTCACAGGTCTGGCTGATCTTGGAGTGTCAAGGGCTACCCCTCttcagctcctggagccctggggctctgtgctttaTTTGCTATGGAAAACAACCATCCATCTTTTTAGATGCCCATTGCCAAAATTGGTACTATTCCTAAAAAATTTCCTATATGCAAGGGTatctcccagaaaaaaaccctgcaagcTCTGGCTGGACTTGGCTTCTGGCGGTCACCTCTCATCTGCTCCTGAAACTCTGGGGCTCTgttctttccctcctgtggAAAAGAACCGACTTTCTTGTCCAGGGACCAAGGCCAAAATTAGAACTTGGCCTCCCAAATTCCATATTGAAATGATTGCTCCCACACAAAGAAACCAGGAGAGAAAGGCCTGTCTGACTCTGTCCTATGGTCATTTTCTTGGACTATGAGAAGTATGTTCACAATTGCAAATCCCTTGGAGAGGGCCCAGAGAGCTCCCAAGATGGGGTTTGGAGGCCTCAGGTCCATGACAACTAATTAGGGACAACAAAGCTCTGTGCTCCTTGGGTTGGAGGCTGAGGACAGTGGAGGAGAGCCATGAGAGTGTTTAAAGGGCATTTTCAGAAATGGTGGATCCTTTTCACATAGTAGAAAACAGCcacaaaaaaatgaattaatgcaAAGGGCAGCTGGGGATGCCCAGACTGGACACAcggagaaaggaatttccctcccagggcagggctgtggtgcaacacatcccccagcaggagtctggagcagcccaaggctctgtgtgcccaggcagaggcaggcaggacgcagagctgtcagcaaaggaagggcccagccaggtggggctgccgggggatgacgacagcctgcagggacagaggcgcagggcatggacaccgtagcacagcctgggctgcacagggcacaggcatgggcagcagctgaaaggccctgacacagccaactcctgcagcacttgggccatggctgctggccctgggcctgaggcatcaggaggggacaagtgacccttgcaggcctggggcctcattgcctccttgtccctgctcagcagcctggcaggggccgccccatggtgctgcccttggcattgcacatccccacatcccagtggcccgggaagagccctgagcaaggagggagggacaggatctgccttggcaggggctgtggctcaggccttggcccttggcattcctgaaacacatccaggtttgttcagcatcagagacacctttgccttgtttgtgcccacctgtcatcactgcctgcagtgttctgctctgacTGGAACCGGGGGACTTTCTCAGTCGTGTCTCTTAGTGGGACCCATTAAAACTTCAAGAAACTTTAGTATTTCAACATAATCTTGAGTTCTTGAGAAGTTTTCTTGAACACTCTCTCAGGGACTGAATCTCATGTAAACAACACCAAACCTCAAGAGACTCATTAAAATCCTTGTGctttgtctgtgctgctgacctgggctgggctcctggaacacaggcagctcctggcaaccacaaagagctttaaaaagacatttctcctgaggagcaACTCCTCTCcaagcccagcagggctgagggcactgcctgcaggtacCTGAGAGCAGTGAACCAGACAGAGGCTCAAAGAAACTGGAAGGACAATTCTGAGATTATTCATGGAGAAATCTTCAGaacttttgaaaattttgaacTTCTTCATGGAGAAATCTTCACCACTTCTGACAGGGTAagtgtgtggctgcagggatctcctcaagctgagccaggacagcactgaggtgactgtaaggatggctctgctgcccttgctgctttgggggaggatgtgctccagagcggggctgccctgggcaccgtcagagggacagggcaggacggctcctgctgccagggacggctgcaggggctgaagctggggctgcagccagggctgcccagggctgtggtgcagagcaggtgctgcagccctgagggctcttggccagcccagggcatctgccacctgccaggggcagctctcagcctgcctgggagctcccatgGACTGTGGGGAGAAGTTGGAGGTAGAAGGAGTCCCTCCCATcagggcagattcctgctgctgtggagatggtgctgcatggccagggctgctctcagctttctcaggaaggaaagggaaaggggctgtcagggttgtctgtgtcactgacacGCCTGCACTGTCACCCTGGGGATCAGCAGATGTGCCTCAGATCTCCCTCAGAAagtgcctcctcaccctcctctacccacagaaagcagcagcagcaccttggcttgCAGCATCTCTGTTTGAGCTGCCCTTAaggccctggtgccagggagatgcccctgggcagtgccctgtgctgggaggggtgtgcagggcagagctgagcccccagggctgggctgggctctgggagcagtggcagggacaaggctgggatagagagaaacagctcccagtaggcacagctcctggaagCACAGAGGTAGACCAGCCCTTGGAATGTGTCTCTGTCCACATTCACAGAGAACAAGAGAAGGGTTAAGAGAGACAGAGTTTGGAGCTTTCAGAAACGTCACCTCATTTTTCGAGAACGAGTTTTAACTGTAATCAATCTGAAATAGAAGGAGGTGAAATGAGCTAAGGACTAATATGTGGGGACCAGCATGTCTGACTGCactggggcacagggagctctcTTTCCCTTATGGGCTCCCCAGTGTTCAGTGTGAGAGCAATGCTGAAGATAGGGCAATAACTTAGCTGAACAAAAccaagcttaaaaaaaaaaagagcttacTGAAGCTCTCCCAAAGGAAGAGAACTAGTTTTGAGGggaattcctaaaaaaaatacaaacagttGACTAAAGGAGTTTGGTCTCAGCTTGTCAATGTCTTCTTTCAACAGTCCACAATGCCCAGAGTGAAGCAATGttcaacagcagctccatcagccacttcctcctgctgccattggcacacacgcggcagctgcagctcctgcacttctgcctcttcctggccatctccctggctgtcctcctggccaacggcctcatcatcagcgccgtagcctgcggccacctcctgcacagccccatgttcttcttcctgctccacctggccctcagcgacctgggctccatctgcaccactgtccccaaagccatgcacaattccctctgggacaccagcaACATCTCCTATGAaggatgtgctgcacagctatttctgtttgtctttttcatttcagcagagtATTTCCTCCTGACCATCATGTGCTACGACCgctacgtgtccatctgcaaacccctgcactacaggaccctcctgggcagcagagcttgtgcccacatggcagcagctgcctgggccagtgcctttctctattcactgctgcacacagccaatacattttccctgcccctgtgccatggcaatgccctgggccagttcttctgtgaagtCCCACAGATCCTCAAGCTCTCCTGTGCCAAATCCTACTTCAGGGAACTTGGGCTTCTTGCTGTTAGTGCCTGTTTACATTTTGGCTGTTTTGGGTTCATTGTTTTCTCGTATGTGCAGATCTTcaaggctgtgctgaggatcccctctgagcagggacggcacaaagccttttccacctgcctccctcacctggctgtggtCTCCCTGTTTGTCACCACTGTAGCATTTGCGCACCTGAAGCCACTTTCAGTGTCCTACCCATCCCTGGATCTGTCAGTGTCAGTTCTGTACTCGgtggtgcctccagccctgaaccccctcatctacagcctgaggaaccaggagctcaaggctgcagtgtggacaCTGATTACTGGACgatttcagaaatattaaagTGATTgcaaatttctgaaaataacttgtaataaagataatttttgaTAGTTCTTGTTCATTtcattgttgggtttttttcttggtttaagTTTTCAATGATGTTCACAAAGTCAGGCCATTGTTTTAgccttttcttattttgtttctctccacATTTACTGTCACACATAGACTGTGTCAATGAGAAGCTGTGCTCATTgtggttttaaaaaaactgaagGATATCCAAACAAATTTTCTGCTATAGATCCCCCTTTAGTTcccttctctgtggctgcagcagcagtgtctgtgtgcagagctggggcagatcagtgctggcacagcagctgtgcccagcagcagcagcacttggtgttgccagtgctgctgccgtggccctgccccgctgccctcctggccctgctgttgctgtagggcctgagtgctctcggggccgggcacagggctgggggtggcagtgccggggctgcagcagggacaggccatgggcactgctggggcagcgctgacgcctcaggccagggcctgggggctgcaggctccttgcccagactctctccacaacacggccaggccaatgctcagcacagaaaagccccgtcagcagccccaggctggccgtgggcaggctgggggcaaacagcatggctggggctctgcaaggtccctgggggcgacaggaaggagcagcagagcacggGCTGATCCATCCTCACTGCactggacaccccagggcagcatcCCAGAGCGTCCTCATGCACCTGCCAACaacatcccccctctgcagccctggcctctcccccagctcacacaggtgctgcatccttgcaggcacagccacggcagcactgcctcaggagcccctgtttgcactgcccagagcaggcgtGAGCACCCccatggtgttggtgtggggagatgaacctgagtgagcacaaatgccatcagcccctggggccaggaagggctgggggacagaAGGGAAACCACTCAGGTTTGTTGTGGCCTCCAAAGTCAGCCAGAAAGTTTGTTCCAATGTGAGTttcctgtgccactgcagaCGTTGTTGctgagagccagggctgcctgacAGCCACCCCCAAACTTCCCTGAGCATTTCATTTGCTTCACCGTTGCTTTCTTTAAACTTTCGTGGTAAAAATTTCTTCCAATttcccacccctgtcccctcccctgaaAACAGCCTATATCTGTTTGCCCTTTCCTCTCTGGCCCTACTCCCCATTTCAGTTCCTGAGTTGGCGCCTGGGAAAGTCCTTTGaggagcaggatcatcctccaagtgcttcaggaattgtctgcaggctcctgcagtgcctcctgctgctcccttgccagaggcactgcaggccaggggggcacatctgccctgctgtgtctgcctgtggggctccctgctctgggcaatgaggaggggctgcagaggctctgcaggactgacaggatgggctttggggctgtgaggagaagctgagggacctgggctgctgcaccttctcaagaggaggcccagggctcatcctgcagctgctccaagggtggtttcagagaatcacagaatcagcaaggctggaaaagaccttggagatcatcaagtccaacctgtgccctgaCACCACCTTGTCTGCCCTGAGCCTCatcttctccaggataaacaaccccagctccctcagacactcctcacagcacttgtgttcaacacccctcaccagccttgttgcccttctctggacaccctccagcccctccatgtccttcctaaattgggggcccagacctggacacagcactcgaggtgcagcctcaccagtgcccagcacaggggaagaatccctgccctgctcctgctgcccacaccattcctgatccaggccaggagccattggctttcttgcccacctgcccacactgctgcctcatgtccagcctgctgtccagcactgccccacgtccctttctgcctgcccactgtccagccactctgtccccagcctggagcactgcagggcttgttgtggccaaagtgcaggacccggCCCTTGGTCTTGTCCAAGGTCaccctgttggatttgggccctggatccagcctgtgcagggccctgtgcacagccctcctaccctccagcacatccacactcacacccagcttggtgtcacctgcaaatttgctgatgctggactcaatcccctcctgcagatcctcagtgcagatattgcaatccccgctggctgcctctgatccctgggccatcctgggggtgccctgggatggctctcaaggggatctgttccatccccttgctgggcacccagggcaggctgacaggcctgcagttccccacatcctccttgcagcccttcttggggatgggctcccattggcacctccaggcctctgggccctccctgctgagccgggactgaggagaaatgatggagagcagcttggggagctcatccagcagctccctcatgcTCCTagcatggatcccatctggtcccagagacacctgtgagcatctgagtggctcagcaggtccccagctgcttcctcctggattgcaggggggctcttctgctccctgtgcccatctaCCAGCTCAGGAGAACTCTTATTCTGAGGACAGCCTGTCTTCTTGTTGAAAACTCTGGCAAAGAAGGGGTTATGTACCTAAACCTTTTCATCATTTTAGGTAATTGTATGCCCCCCCGATAATGAGGGAGCataattattataaataaaatatatactatataaattacatatatatatataaatggaaatgaattatatataaaataattttaccaCTATTGTATtaattaaaacactttttttgtcCTTCACAGAAGCAGCCACGTTAAGTCCTAGTTGAGCTTTCACCTATCTAATGTTCTTTCTGCATGAACTAATGACATCCTTAAATACTTTGTGAGTTTTTTGTCTCTGTGAGTAAAGGTGATGgaccctcttttttttccctgagtacCTGCAAAAGCTCCATGCCCAGTCAGATCAGCCTATTCCCTTGCTAGCTCACAGTTTAGCACAGAGAAGAGCCTGCTTCTATTCtttcaagatttctttcttgaCCTGTGTACATCCTTCCTGGACCCCTTTGTTTCTAATGgctttttcccttaaaaaaatcagaacctGATTAAGTATGCTCCAAATCTGCATCCTGAACGGGCTGAAATCTGATCTCTCTAAGTCCATAGCAGAAGTTTTGTTGATGccctgtcaccatgagattttcctagttttctgagcgttcatattaaagcaGAAGTATGTACATTCTCACGATCTTTTCATATAAACAGCAGTTGTGTTCTATAAACATTGatattgttttcacattcctttcTGGAAGAGACAaggttgtgtgacagtccctttgaccaatgcGGTTGAGAGGTGGAaataccactctccaatccatggtcacttTTCAacaagtatataataggaagtaaaaaacaaagggcagagattcttctctgctgctgctgctctcacaaaTTCCGACTCTATGTGTTACTTGAGCATGGCTAACAGCGACAATGCCCTGCCTCctttcacagaatatttaaaaactcAGTAATTTCATGCTCACTGTACCCCAAAAAGCCTCTGACCACCACAATGGGCACTGCGTGGTTTCCATGGGCCAGTGGTTTTGGAGAAAAAGCATTGTGTGATCTCACCAGGTGCAGACCCTTTAATATCTGGTAACATGAGATCACAGAGTGGGCTATGACATCACAGAGTGGGTTATGTGAGGTCACTGAGCAGCTGTGACATCATAGGGCATctctgtgacatcacagagcaagctgtgacatcacagggcaGAGGTCTGACATAATAGAGCTGACTGTGACATCACAGAACAGGCTGTGACATCAGAGACCAGCTGTGTCACATCACAGGGGGCTGTGTCACATCACAGGGGGCTGTGTGACATCGCAGGGGGCAGTGTGAGGTCACTGGGTTGgtcactctgccccagcccccctCACAGCTCCCCCCCAGACAAGTCCAATGCTGTTCATGCCCAGCAggctcccctgtcccccggtATCCCCCCggtgctcctggagccacaGCCTCCACCAAAGGATGTTCCACAGGATCCACCCCAGAGCCTGACACGGGCAcaaggggctgggctgtgtcaccagGACATCAAGGACCTGCATTATCCAGGGCACTGTGGCCTGGCTTGGGTTCCCCACGGCAGGAAAGatgtctggcagctgcagcaggggcagggaagggctccaaggtggggctggagccctttggctgtgagcagaggctgagggagctgggcttgtccagccccgagcagggaaggctgaggggctcctcatgccagcctggcagtgccacccaggaggggatggagaacacagagccaggctcttcacCGGGGGGCCTGGTGGGAGACAAAAGACAATGAGGATGGGGTGAAAGAGGGGAGGTTCAGCCAAGACAGGAGGAAACCTTTGTTCCCATGGGCTCAGCCAGGTGCTGAGATGCTGccccctccctgtcctttgggattttccaaTCCACACCAAATCAAGCCTTGAACCACTTGGTCTGACCCAGTTTctgacagcctgggctgctgacttgctgaggtcctttccaattcaGCTCTCTGCTGATCCTGGGACAGTGCTGGTCCCTGTTTTagactggagcagagcagatgggACAGGAGCCCTGGAGGGCTGTAGGGGACCTGCAGCTTGTGAGGTGCACAAGCACATCTTCCTTAGCTGGGTCATTTGAGCACTTTGAAGACATGTCAAAGTCTTACCACCAGGAGACACCAGGAATTTCCTGGAATTGCAGGAGAAGAAATCCTGACTCCCCCTCTGTGTCACTGTCTGgacttgtgtttttcatggagCTGTGCCTTCCCTTGGTTTTGTTGGCTGACAATAAATGAACATCCCTCAGTGTctcaggcagctccttctgcaaggaaagcaggTGGGAGTTGGTGccaaggagctgaaagctgcaggcacagcctggagtGGAGAAAGCTCCGATTTGCACAAGGCTGCTCTGAGTCCCAGGGGTTGGATGAGGGAAAGGTGGGGTGGAGGTAGGGACAAAGTGTGATTGATTGCCAGCCTTGAAGAGTCTTGATTTTCAT
This sequence is a window from Prinia subflava isolate CZ2003 ecotype Zambia chromosome 27, Cam_Psub_1.2, whole genome shotgun sequence. Protein-coding genes within it:
- the LOC134562337 gene encoding olfactory receptor 14I1-like, whose amino-acid sequence is MFNSSSISHFLLLPLAHTRQLQLLHFCLFLAISLAVLLANGLIISAVACGHLLHSPMFFFLLHLALSDLGSICTTVPKAMHNSLWDTSNISYEGCAAQLFLFVFFISAEYFLLTIMCYDRYVSICKPLHYRTLLGSRACAHMAAAAWASAFLYSLLHTANTFSLPLCHGNALGQFFCEVPQILKLSCAKSYFRELGLLAVSACLHFGCFGFIVFSYVQIFKAVLRIPSEQGRHKAFSTCLPHLAVVSLFVTTVAFAHLKPLSVSYPSLDLSVSVLYSVVPPSMLCLVLDISKMTTGLPGLFLGCASSRTLSTASTSIGTVAPGTAQDLVKPRLPALSPWELTLISKGLWECHRAGTCQAVPSNQ